The proteins below are encoded in one region of Triticum aestivum cultivar Chinese Spring chromosome 1B, IWGSC CS RefSeq v2.1, whole genome shotgun sequence:
- the LOC123143346 gene encoding histone H2B.2-like produces the protein MAPKADKKPAAENKVEKAAEKTPAGKKPKAEKRLPAGKTASKEAGGEAKTRGRKKGSKAKKGVETYKIYIFKVLKQVHPDIGISSKAMSIMNSFINDIFEKLAGESAKLARYNKKPTITSREIQTSVRLVLPGELAKHAVSEGTKAVTKFTSS, from the coding sequence ATGGCCCCCAAGGCAGACAAGAAGCCGGCCGCCGAGAAcaaggtggagaaggcggcggagAAGACCCCGGCGGGCAAGAAGCCCAAGGCAGAGAAGCGGCTGCCGGCGGGCAAGACGGCGTCcaaggaggccggcggcgaggcgaaGACGAGGGGCCGGAAGAAGGGCAGCAAGGCCAAGAAGGGCGTGGAGACTTACAAGATCTACATCTTCAAGGTGCTGAAGCAGGTCCACCCCGACATCGGCATCTCCTCCAAGGCCATGTCcatcatgaactccttcatcaacgaCATCTTCGAGAAGCTCGCCGGCGAGTCCGCCAAGCTCGCCCGTTACAACAAGAAGCCCACCATCACCTCCCGGGAGATCCAGACCTCCGTCCGCCTCGTCCTCCCCGGCGAGCTCGCCAAGCACGCCGTCTCCGAGGGCACCAAGGCCGTGACCAAGTTCACATCCTCCTAG